In Asanoa sp. WMMD1127, one genomic interval encodes:
- a CDS encoding response regulator produces MTAPADGKSPIEVLLVEDDPGDVLMTQEAFEEHKLRNRLTVVSDGAEALAYLRREGKYADAVAPDLILLDLNLPRRDGREVLAEIKKDDDLCRIPVVVLTTSAADEDILRSYQLHANAYVTKPVDFERFISVVRQIDEFFVSVVKLPPRN; encoded by the coding sequence ATGACGGCTCCAGCCGACGGCAAGAGCCCCATCGAGGTGCTCCTCGTCGAGGACGACCCCGGCGACGTGCTCATGACGCAGGAGGCGTTCGAGGAGCACAAGCTGCGCAACCGGCTGACCGTGGTGTCCGACGGCGCCGAGGCGCTGGCCTACCTGCGCCGCGAGGGCAAATATGCCGACGCCGTCGCGCCCGACCTGATCCTGCTCGACCTCAACCTGCCCCGGCGGGACGGCCGCGAGGTGCTGGCGGAGATCAAGAAGGACGACGACCTCTGCCGGATCCCGGTCGTGGTGCTGACCACGTCCGCCGCCGACGAGGACATCCTGCGCAGCTACCAGCTGCACGCCAACGCCTACGTCACCAAGCCCGTCGACTTCGAACGGTTCATCTCGGTCGTACGCCAGATCGACGAGTTCTTCGTCAGTGTGGTCAAGCTGCCCCCTCGCAACTAG
- a CDS encoding ROK family protein, with amino-acid sequence MATTLAIDCGGGGIKASVLDEAGTMKARPMRVPTPYPLPTSLFVKTLLDLGARLPTADRVTVGMPGMIRHGVVVATPHYVTRSGPRTKVDPDLVTEWSGFDAQAGLAEAFGTPVLVLNDAEVHGAGVVAGAGLELVITLGTGLGCALFDGGALAPHLEFSQAPVRWGMSYDTYIGEHERRRLGDAFWSRRVRTVVEGLRPVFLWDRLYLGGGNSRLIRPEQLTRMGDDVVVVPNTAGILGGVRAWSLRRP; translated from the coding sequence GTGGCGACGACGTTGGCGATCGACTGCGGGGGCGGCGGGATCAAGGCCTCGGTGCTCGACGAGGCGGGCACGATGAAGGCCCGACCGATGCGCGTGCCGACGCCGTACCCCCTGCCGACCTCGCTCTTCGTGAAGACCCTGCTCGATCTCGGCGCCCGGCTGCCCACGGCCGACCGGGTCACCGTGGGGATGCCGGGCATGATCCGGCACGGCGTGGTGGTGGCGACACCGCACTATGTGACCCGATCCGGCCCGCGTACGAAGGTGGACCCTGACCTGGTCACCGAGTGGTCCGGCTTCGACGCGCAGGCCGGGCTCGCCGAGGCGTTCGGCACGCCGGTGCTGGTGCTCAACGACGCCGAGGTGCACGGGGCGGGTGTGGTCGCCGGGGCCGGTCTGGAACTCGTGATCACGCTGGGCACCGGGCTCGGCTGCGCGCTCTTCGACGGCGGGGCGCTCGCGCCGCACCTGGAATTCTCCCAGGCGCCGGTGCGTTGGGGCATGAGTTACGACACGTACATCGGTGAGCACGAACGTCGCCGGCTCGGCGACGCGTTCTGGTCGCGGCGGGTCCGCACGGTGGTCGAGGGCCTGCGGCCGGTCTTCCTCTGGGACCGGCTCTACCTCGGCGGAGGCAACTCGCGGCTGATCCGGCCGGAGCAGCTGACCCGCATGGGTGACGACGTGGTCGTGGTGCCGAACACCGCCGGCATCCTCGGTGGTGTGCGCGCGTGGTCGCTGCGGCGGCCCTGA
- a CDS encoding fused response regulator/phosphatase, with product MPPQPVPRDRSAAQRLHVLLIEDDDADAFLVSELLDEADAAVDLVNAKSLAEARPLMAGADCILLDLGLPDAQGLDGLRQVLALSAGAAVCVLTGRQDEHLGVVAVAEGAQDYLVKGQVDGVLLTRALRYAVERKRADEDALRLREVELRQAESARLERGLLPRPLMETERIRVHPFYRPGRHAALIGGDFYDVVQSTPDRVDLIVGDVCGHGADEAALGVMLRVAWRALVLARVPDDAVLPALEQVLISERRLPETFTTVATVRVDLRANRATVRLAGHPPPLLFSNGRVAPVPAPGGLLLGVAPRPPRAYDLEFDSDDWSLLMYTDGLIEGRVGAGDERLDVPGLVELVEAARDVPLADLPGWLVGRAEDGNGGALSDDVAMLLVSAGGGR from the coding sequence GTGCCGCCCCAGCCCGTGCCGCGGGACCGGTCCGCCGCCCAGCGGCTGCACGTCCTGCTCATCGAAGACGACGACGCCGACGCGTTCCTGGTCAGCGAGTTGCTCGACGAGGCGGACGCGGCCGTCGACCTGGTCAACGCGAAGAGCCTCGCTGAGGCGCGCCCACTGATGGCCGGCGCCGACTGCATCCTGCTCGATCTCGGCCTGCCCGACGCGCAGGGGCTCGACGGCCTCCGCCAGGTGCTCGCCCTCTCGGCCGGCGCCGCGGTCTGCGTGCTCACCGGCCGCCAGGACGAGCACCTGGGCGTGGTCGCGGTCGCCGAGGGCGCGCAGGACTACCTGGTCAAGGGCCAGGTCGACGGCGTCCTGCTGACCCGGGCGCTGCGTTACGCGGTCGAGCGCAAGCGGGCCGACGAGGACGCGCTGCGGTTGCGCGAGGTCGAGCTGCGCCAGGCCGAGTCGGCCCGGCTGGAGCGCGGCCTGTTGCCCCGGCCGCTGATGGAGACCGAGCGCATCCGGGTGCATCCCTTCTATCGGCCCGGCCGGCACGCGGCGCTGATCGGCGGCGACTTCTACGACGTGGTGCAGAGCACGCCCGACCGGGTGGACCTGATCGTCGGCGACGTCTGCGGCCACGGCGCCGACGAGGCCGCGCTCGGCGTGATGCTCCGGGTCGCCTGGCGGGCGCTGGTGCTGGCCCGGGTGCCCGACGACGCGGTGCTGCCCGCCCTGGAGCAGGTGTTGATCAGCGAGCGGCGGCTGCCCGAGACGTTCACCACGGTCGCCACCGTCCGGGTCGACCTGCGGGCCAACCGGGCGACCGTGCGGCTGGCGGGCCATCCGCCGCCTTTGCTGTTCAGCAACGGTAGGGTCGCACCCGTACCGGCGCCCGGTGGCCTGCTCCTCGGCGTCGCGCCTCGCCCACCGCGGGCCTATGACCTGGAGTTCGACAGCGATGACTGGTCCCTGCTGATGTATACCGACGGCCTCATCGAGGGGCGCGTGGGGGCGGGCGACGAACGGCTCGACGTGCCGGGCCTCGTGGAGCTGGTCGAGGCGGCCCGCGACGTGCCGCTCGCCGACCTGCCCGGCTGGCTGGTCGGCCGGGCCGAGGACGGCAACGGCGGCGCGCTCTCCGACGACGTGGCGATGCTGCTGGTCAGCGCCGGCGGTGGCCGGTGA
- a CDS encoding Smr/MutS family protein, which produces MKLKLDLHDIYNRGSDIDKALRGIIDEAVAKKATLVEIIPGKGSGALKKKVLRFLDQKDVKQLYHRVEKDSKNFGRLFVHFRWK; this is translated from the coding sequence GTGAAGCTCAAGCTCGATCTGCACGACATCTACAACCGCGGCTCCGACATCGACAAGGCGCTCCGCGGGATCATCGACGAGGCCGTGGCCAAGAAGGCCACCCTCGTCGAGATCATCCCCGGCAAGGGGTCCGGCGCGCTGAAGAAGAAGGTGCTGCGGTTCCTCGACCAGAAGGACGTCAAGCAGCTCTATCACCGGGTCGAGAAGGACTCGAAGAACTTCGGGCGGCTGTTCGTCCATTTTCGCTGGAAGTGA
- a CDS encoding tetratricopeptide repeat protein, giving the protein MDLLEEYRRANLFFEAGDPTEAVRLLEPIIEAEPDNASVRQLLARAYFQTAQLGRAEAQLRALVERDPSDHYAHHVLGRTLERQGRSTEALTHLRIAAAMHADHREYAQALERVEARVNPR; this is encoded by the coding sequence ATGGATCTCCTGGAGGAGTACCGCCGGGCGAACCTGTTCTTCGAAGCCGGTGACCCGACCGAGGCGGTGCGCCTGCTCGAGCCGATCATCGAGGCCGAGCCCGACAACGCCTCGGTGCGGCAGCTGCTGGCGCGCGCCTACTTCCAGACGGCCCAGCTCGGCCGGGCCGAGGCGCAGCTGCGGGCGCTGGTGGAGCGCGACCCGAGCGACCACTACGCGCACCACGTGCTGGGTCGCACGCTGGAGCGGCAGGGCCGGAGCACCGAGGCGCTGACCCACCTGCGGATCGCGGCGGCGATGCACGCTGACCACAGGGAGTACGCGCAGGCGCTCGAGCGTGTCGAGGCGAGGGTCAACCCCCGGTGA
- a CDS encoding sensor histidine kinase, with amino-acid sequence MNNWTLRRRVVTLTAVVGVVLMLLAVIAAAVAAQNRNHLDTLLNKTGPLRANAESLQTALVDQETGIRGYAVSLDRGDLVPYTNGLELEKQLVAGMRPLLGDDPDIGRQLDRVQEQAAAWRSAVAERVLTAPDQAAAQAAINEQARTRFDEIRASLDELQSMIFKIREEGAEKARSTGNTLVFLLVVAAAVIIVAGVALLLSLNRVVIGPVTQLADQVRGVRTGDYQRKITGTGPPELSRLADDIDAMRQQIAADLAEVGAARERIEWVNGQLQRQAEELIRSNRDLEQFAYVASHDLQEPLRKVASFCQLLQRRYAGQLDERADQYIAFAVDGAQRMQRLINDLLAFSRIGRITSGFTEVDLDRVMTEVSSQTENAREYAGGELVFHDLPTVLGEEALLTNLLTNLVSNSIKFRRPGVPPRVEVSARRIGDEWEISCADNGIGVEPEFADKIFVIFQRLHSKDAYPGTGIGLAIAKKIVEYHGGRIWVDTDVAEGTAIRFTLPVVAEAPGDEDDGTPAADQAPAQAEPTHDTTGVKEVAA; translated from the coding sequence GTGAACAACTGGACCCTCCGGCGTCGGGTGGTGACGCTGACCGCGGTGGTCGGCGTCGTCCTCATGCTGCTCGCGGTCATCGCGGCCGCCGTCGCCGCGCAGAACCGCAACCATCTCGACACCCTGCTCAACAAGACCGGCCCGCTGCGGGCCAACGCCGAGAGCCTGCAGACCGCGCTCGTCGACCAGGAGACCGGCATCCGCGGCTACGCGGTCAGCCTCGACCGGGGCGACCTCGTGCCCTACACCAACGGTCTGGAGCTGGAGAAGCAGCTGGTCGCCGGCATGCGGCCGCTGCTCGGCGACGATCCCGACATCGGTCGCCAGCTCGACCGGGTGCAGGAGCAGGCGGCGGCGTGGCGGTCGGCCGTGGCCGAGCGGGTGCTGACGGCCCCCGACCAGGCCGCGGCCCAGGCCGCGATCAACGAGCAGGCCCGCACCCGGTTCGACGAGATCCGCGCGTCGCTCGACGAGCTGCAGTCGATGATCTTCAAAATTCGCGAAGAGGGCGCCGAGAAGGCTCGCTCGACCGGCAACACGCTGGTGTTCCTGCTGGTCGTCGCGGCCGCGGTGATCATCGTGGCCGGCGTCGCCCTGCTGCTGTCGCTCAACCGGGTGGTGATCGGCCCGGTCACCCAGCTCGCCGACCAGGTCCGCGGGGTCCGGACCGGCGACTACCAGCGGAAGATCACCGGCACCGGTCCGCCGGAGCTGAGCCGGCTCGCCGACGACATCGACGCGATGCGCCAGCAGATCGCGGCCGACCTGGCCGAGGTCGGCGCCGCACGGGAGCGCATCGAGTGGGTCAACGGCCAGCTGCAGCGACAGGCCGAGGAGCTGATCCGGTCCAACCGCGACCTGGAGCAGTTCGCCTACGTCGCCTCCCACGACCTGCAGGAGCCGCTGCGCAAGGTGGCCAGCTTCTGCCAGCTGCTGCAGCGCCGCTACGCCGGGCAGCTCGACGAGCGGGCCGATCAATACATCGCGTTCGCGGTCGACGGAGCCCAGCGCATGCAGCGCCTGATCAACGATCTGCTGGCGTTCTCCCGCATCGGCCGGATCACCAGCGGCTTCACCGAGGTCGACCTCGACCGGGTGATGACCGAGGTCAGCAGCCAGACCGAGAACGCACGGGAGTACGCCGGCGGCGAGCTCGTCTTCCACGACCTGCCCACGGTGCTCGGCGAAGAGGCGCTGCTGACGAACCTGCTGACCAACCTGGTCAGCAACTCGATCAAGTTCCGCCGACCGGGCGTACCGCCGCGGGTCGAGGTCTCCGCACGCCGGATCGGCGACGAGTGGGAGATCAGCTGCGCCGACAACGGCATCGGCGTCGAGCCCGAGTTCGCCGACAAGATCTTCGTCATCTTCCAGCGGCTGCACTCCAAGGACGCGTACCCGGGCACCGGGATCGGGCTGGCGATCGCCAAGAAGATCGTCGAATATCACGGTGGGCGGATCTGGGTCGACACCGACGTCGCCGAGGGCACGGCCATCCGGTTCACCCTCCCGGTGGTCGCCGAAGCCCCGGGCGACGAGGACGACGGCACCCCGGCCGCGGACCAGGCACCCGCGCAGGCCGAACCCACTCATGACACGACGGGCGTAAAGGAAGTGGCGGCATGA
- a CDS encoding M28 family peptidase, with product MSAGVQEPKAAVREAADRAFARPARRALTAVAALVVLGAIGVISLLDIRPPAPAPASAPADAFSADRAAAHIDTVAARTHVAGSAANDTVRDYLVRTLSGFGLRTSVQDAVGGEAGDLSGSAGAAAVAHVRNVVAELPGTAPTGTVFLVAHYDSVQVGPGGNDDGAGTSSILETARALAQGPAPRNNVVFVLTDAEEACLCGARTFAASHAQAANGGVALNLEARGSTGPVIMFETSRDNAKLVDVFARSAPHPVGTSFAVEVYRLLPNDTDFTAFLDEGFVGLNSAYIDGGAVYHTPLDTPATVDRRTLQQHGDNALGLVRAFGATDLGALKAGGDATYFPVPGTLVVYPGWLTWPLAGLALLAVLALAVLTVRTGRASWGRLAGGFGLALVPIVVAPLAAQLLWTLVTAIRPGYASLLDPYRPGLWRLTVVLLAATILLAWYALLRRRLGPAALAVGGLAWLAVLGLVLAALTPGGSYLAALPALAAAVGGLVALRLRGAWAVVPLTAGAAVGVVILAPTVVLLFPALGMAMGGVGALFATLLGLAALPVVDLLLPAAGGQRGLVALRARRLGLGVPVLALVATLAVGGSAFAVDRFDPAHPIPTHLMYALDADTGQARWVSNESAPQSWTAGYVKSAERVGTAFPELGDEPLQTGPATAADLPPSTVSVLADSVAGAERTLRLKIVPQRPVRLAALHVSAAGAAVSRASAGGFAVPVEESGPWSFGLVFHAPPADGFEVELVLRPTGNGPVSIRVEDGSDGLESLPGFRPRPPGVGVVGSHSSELVLVAKTHTF from the coding sequence GTGTCCGCTGGAGTTCAGGAGCCGAAGGCGGCCGTCCGGGAGGCCGCTGACAGGGCTTTTGCCCGACCCGCCCGCCGGGCGTTGACCGCCGTGGCCGCGCTCGTCGTGCTCGGCGCGATCGGTGTCATCTCGTTACTCGACATCCGGCCGCCGGCGCCCGCGCCGGCCTCAGCGCCGGCCGACGCCTTCAGCGCCGACCGGGCCGCGGCCCACATCGACACGGTCGCCGCCCGGACCCACGTAGCGGGGAGCGCCGCCAACGACACGGTGCGTGACTATCTCGTGCGTACGCTGTCGGGATTCGGACTGCGCACCTCGGTGCAGGACGCGGTCGGTGGCGAGGCCGGCGACCTCAGCGGGAGCGCGGGCGCGGCGGCCGTGGCGCACGTCCGCAACGTGGTCGCGGAGCTGCCGGGCACCGCCCCGACCGGCACGGTGTTCCTGGTCGCGCACTACGACTCGGTGCAGGTCGGCCCCGGCGGCAACGACGACGGCGCGGGCACGTCGTCGATCCTGGAAACCGCCCGGGCGCTCGCCCAGGGCCCCGCGCCGCGCAACAACGTGGTGTTCGTGCTGACCGACGCCGAGGAGGCGTGCCTGTGCGGCGCGCGTACGTTCGCCGCCTCCCACGCCCAGGCCGCCAACGGTGGCGTCGCGCTCAACCTCGAGGCCCGCGGCAGCACCGGCCCCGTGATCATGTTCGAGACCTCGCGCGACAACGCGAAGCTGGTCGACGTCTTCGCCCGCTCGGCGCCGCACCCGGTCGGCACCTCGTTCGCGGTCGAGGTCTACCGGCTGCTGCCCAACGACACCGACTTCACCGCGTTCCTCGACGAAGGCTTCGTCGGCCTGAACTCCGCCTACATCGACGGCGGCGCCGTCTATCACACGCCGCTGGACACGCCGGCCACCGTCGACCGGCGCACGCTCCAGCAGCACGGCGACAACGCGCTCGGCCTGGTCCGCGCGTTCGGCGCGACGGACCTGGGCGCCCTGAAGGCCGGCGGCGACGCCACGTACTTCCCGGTGCCCGGCACGCTGGTCGTCTACCCGGGCTGGCTGACCTGGCCGCTGGCCGGGCTCGCGCTGCTCGCGGTGCTCGCCCTGGCGGTGCTCACCGTGCGCACCGGCCGGGCCTCGTGGGGTCGGCTGGCCGGCGGCTTCGGCCTGGCCCTGGTGCCGATCGTGGTGGCGCCACTCGCCGCCCAGCTGCTGTGGACGCTGGTCACCGCGATCCGACCGGGGTACGCGTCGCTGCTCGACCCCTACCGCCCCGGCCTGTGGCGCCTCACCGTCGTCCTGCTCGCGGCGACGATCCTGCTCGCCTGGTACGCGCTGCTCCGCCGTCGTCTCGGCCCCGCCGCGCTGGCCGTCGGCGGGCTGGCCTGGCTCGCCGTCCTGGGCCTGGTGCTGGCCGCGCTGACTCCCGGCGGCTCCTACCTGGCCGCGCTGCCGGCGCTCGCCGCCGCCGTCGGTGGCCTGGTCGCGCTCCGGCTCCGCGGCGCCTGGGCGGTCGTCCCCCTCACGGCCGGCGCGGCGGTCGGCGTCGTCATCCTCGCCCCGACCGTGGTGCTGCTCTTCCCGGCGCTCGGCATGGCCATGGGCGGAGTCGGAGCGCTGTTCGCGACGCTGCTCGGCCTGGCCGCCCTGCCGGTGGTCGACCTGCTGCTCCCGGCCGCCGGTGGCCAGCGCGGGTTAGTCGCGCTGCGGGCCCGGCGCCTCGGCCTGGGCGTGCCGGTGCTCGCCCTCGTGGCGACGCTGGCCGTCGGCGGCAGCGCGTTCGCGGTCGACCGCTTCGACCCGGCTCACCCGATTCCGACCCACCTCATGTACGCGCTGGACGCCGACACCGGCCAGGCCCGCTGGGTCAGCAACGAGTCGGCACCCCAGTCCTGGACGGCCGGCTACGTGAAATCGGCCGAGCGCGTCGGCACGGCGTTCCCCGAGCTGGGCGACGAACCGCTGCAGACGGGCCCGGCGACGGCGGCCGACCTGCCACCGTCCACTGTGTCGGTGTTGGCGGACTCTGTTGCGGGCGCCGAACGGACGCTGCGCCTGAAGATCGTTCCTCAGCGCCCGGTCCGGCTGGCCGCCCTGCACGTCTCGGCCGCCGGCGCCGCGGTCTCCCGGGCGAGCGCGGGTGGCTTCGCGGTGCCGGTGGAGGAATCCGGCCCGTGGTCGTTCGGCCTGGTCTTCCACGCCCCGCCGGCGGACGGCTTCGAGGTGGAGCTCGTCCTGCGCCCGACCGGCAACGGCCCGGTCAGCATCCGGGTGGAGGACGGCAGCGATGGCCTCGAGAGCCTGCCGGGCTTCCGCCCACGCCCGCCGGGCGTCGGCGTGGTCGGCAGCCACAGCTCCGAACTGGTCCTGGTGGCCAAGACCCACACCTTCTGA
- a CDS encoding ABC-F family ATP-binding cassette domain-containing protein, whose amino-acid sequence MTTLIAKDLAAGHGDKPLFADLSLVVAPGDVVGLVGPNGAGKSTLLRTLAGLIPAEQGTIALNPPTATVGYLPQEPDRRPGETVRAFLARRTGVAAAQVALDAATEAITAGRPGADEAYTVALDRWLALGGADLDERVDEIDLGFATELPMTALSGGQAARAGLASLLLSRYDIFLLDEPTNDLDLAGLDRLEEFVTGLRAGTVLVSHDREFLARTVTSVLELDLHQQQVNLFGGGYQSYLDERAVARQHARDNYEEYAQTKANLEARARTQRNWMEHGVRNARRKSKDNDKIGRKFRAEATEKQAAKARQTERLIERLDVVEEPRKEWELRMTIAAAPRAGAVVATLRGATVHRGDFTLGPVDLQIDWADRVAITGPNGSGKSTLLAALLGRLPLDAGDAHLGPGVVVGEVDQARGAFVGAEPLVDAFRAAVPGMAPEESRTLLAKFGLRRDHVLRPASTLSPGERTRAGLALLQARGVNLLVLDEPTNHLDLPAIEQLESALEGYPGTLLLVTHDRRMLDAVAVNRRLAVAAGRVSEL is encoded by the coding sequence ATGACCACGCTGATCGCCAAGGACCTCGCCGCCGGCCACGGCGACAAGCCCCTGTTCGCCGACCTGTCCCTGGTGGTCGCGCCGGGCGACGTGGTGGGCCTGGTCGGCCCCAACGGCGCCGGCAAGTCGACCCTGCTCCGCACGCTCGCGGGGCTCATCCCGGCGGAGCAGGGCACCATCGCGCTCAATCCGCCCACGGCGACCGTCGGCTACCTCCCGCAGGAGCCCGACCGGCGGCCGGGCGAGACGGTGCGGGCGTTCCTGGCCCGGCGGACCGGGGTGGCGGCCGCCCAGGTGGCGCTGGACGCCGCGACCGAGGCGATCACCGCGGGCCGGCCGGGCGCCGACGAGGCGTACACCGTGGCTCTGGATCGATGGCTCGCCCTCGGCGGCGCCGACCTCGACGAGCGGGTCGACGAGATCGACCTCGGCTTCGCCACCGAGCTGCCGATGACCGCGCTCTCCGGCGGGCAGGCGGCCCGGGCGGGGCTGGCTTCGCTGCTGCTCAGCCGCTACGACATCTTCCTGCTCGACGAGCCGACCAACGACCTCGACCTCGCCGGGCTCGACCGCCTCGAGGAGTTCGTCACGGGCCTGCGGGCCGGCACCGTGCTGGTCAGCCACGACCGCGAGTTCCTCGCCCGCACGGTGACCAGCGTGCTCGAGCTCGACCTGCACCAGCAGCAGGTCAACCTGTTCGGCGGCGGCTACCAGTCCTATTTGGACGAGCGCGCGGTCGCCCGGCAGCACGCGCGGGACAACTACGAGGAATACGCGCAGACGAAGGCCAATCTGGAGGCGCGGGCGCGTACCCAGCGCAACTGGATGGAGCACGGGGTCCGCAACGCGCGGCGCAAAAGCAAGGACAACGACAAGATCGGCCGCAAGTTCCGCGCCGAGGCGACGGAGAAGCAGGCCGCCAAGGCCCGCCAGACCGAGCGCCTGATCGAGCGTCTCGACGTGGTCGAGGAGCCGCGCAAGGAGTGGGAGCTGCGGATGACCATCGCCGCGGCGCCCCGGGCCGGCGCCGTCGTGGCCACCCTGCGCGGGGCGACCGTCCACCGTGGAGATTTCACGCTCGGACCGGTCGACCTGCAGATCGACTGGGCCGACCGGGTGGCGATCACCGGGCCCAACGGCTCCGGCAAGTCGACGCTGCTGGCCGCGCTGCTCGGCCGGCTGCCGCTGGACGCGGGCGACGCCCACCTCGGCCCCGGCGTGGTGGTGGGCGAGGTCGACCAGGCCCGCGGCGCGTTCGTGGGCGCCGAGCCGCTGGTCGACGCGTTCCGGGCCGCGGTGCCCGGGATGGCGCCCGAGGAGTCGCGCACGTTGCTCGCCAAGTTCGGCCTGCGCCGCGACCACGTGCTGCGGCCCGCGTCGACGCTGTCGCCCGGTGAGCGCACCCGGGCCGGCCTGGCCCTGCTCCAGGCCCGCGGGGTCAACCTGCTGGTGCTCGACGAGCCGACCAACCACCTCGACCTGCCGGCGATCGAGCAGCTGGAGTCCGCGTTGGAGGGTTACCCGGGCACCTTGTTGCTGGTCACCCACGACCGCCGGATGCTCGACGCCGTCGCGGTCAACCGCCGGCTGGCCGTGGCCGCCGGGCGGGTTTCCGAGCTTTAG